Proteins co-encoded in one Stutzerimonas stutzeri genomic window:
- the pyk gene encoding pyruvate kinase yields MISRRTKIVATLGPASSSPEVLEKMILAGLDVARLNFSHGTPDEHRARAKLVRDTAAKHGRFVALLGDLQGPKIRIAKFTDKRIELAEGDSFRFSVTHPRDAGTQEVVGIDYPDLVKDCSVGDELLLDDGRVVMRVDSTTADELHCTVLIGGPLSDHKGINRRGGGLTAPALTAKDKADIKLAADMDLDYLAVSFPRDAADMELARRLRDEAGSTAWLIAKIERAEAVADDEALDGLIQASDGVMVARGDLGVEIGDAELVGIQKKIILHARRNNKIVITATQMMESMIQNPMPTRAEVSDVANAVLDYTDAVMLSAESAAGEYPVEAIKAMARVCCGAEKHPTSIKSGHRLGQRFERSDESTALAAMYTANHFPGVKAIISLTESGYTPLIMSRIRSSVPIFAYSPHRETQARVAMFRGVQTIPFDPAALPADKVSQAAVDELLKRNVVSVGDWVILTKGDTYHGTGGTNTMKILRVGDSLT; encoded by the coding sequence ATGATCTCGCGCCGTACCAAAATCGTCGCCACCCTGGGTCCTGCCAGCAGTTCGCCCGAGGTGTTGGAGAAAATGATTCTCGCCGGCCTCGACGTCGCGCGCCTGAATTTTTCCCACGGCACGCCCGATGAGCACCGCGCACGGGCAAAACTGGTACGGGATACCGCGGCCAAGCACGGTCGCTTCGTCGCGCTGCTAGGCGACCTGCAGGGCCCGAAGATCCGCATCGCCAAGTTCACCGACAAGCGCATCGAGCTGGCTGAAGGCGACAGCTTTCGCTTCTCCGTGACCCATCCCCGCGATGCCGGTACGCAGGAAGTAGTCGGCATCGACTACCCGGATCTGGTCAAGGACTGCAGCGTGGGCGACGAACTGCTGCTCGATGATGGCCGCGTGGTCATGCGGGTCGACAGCACCACCGCCGACGAGCTGCACTGCACCGTACTGATCGGCGGGCCGCTGTCGGACCACAAGGGCATCAATCGCCGCGGTGGCGGGCTCACCGCACCGGCGCTGACCGCCAAGGACAAGGCCGACATCAAACTGGCCGCCGACATGGACTTGGATTACCTCGCCGTTTCCTTCCCGCGCGATGCCGCGGACATGGAGCTGGCCCGCCGCCTGCGTGACGAAGCGGGCTCGACTGCCTGGCTGATCGCCAAGATCGAACGGGCCGAAGCGGTCGCCGACGACGAAGCGCTGGACGGCCTGATCCAGGCGAGCGACGGCGTAATGGTCGCGCGCGGCGATCTTGGCGTTGAAATCGGCGATGCCGAACTGGTGGGTATTCAGAAAAAGATCATTCTGCACGCGCGCCGCAACAACAAGATCGTGATCACCGCGACGCAGATGATGGAGTCGATGATTCAGAACCCGATGCCGACTCGCGCCGAGGTGTCCGATGTAGCCAATGCCGTGCTGGACTACACCGATGCGGTGATGCTGTCGGCCGAAAGCGCGGCTGGCGAATACCCGGTCGAGGCGATCAAGGCGATGGCGCGGGTCTGCTGCGGTGCCGAGAAGCACCCGACCAGCATCAAATCCGGTCATCGTCTCGGTCAGCGTTTCGAGCGCAGCGATGAAAGCACCGCGCTGGCGGCGATGTACACCGCCAACCATTTCCCCGGCGTGAAGGCGATCATCAGCCTGACCGAAAGCGGCTACACCCCACTGATCATGTCGCGCATCCGCTCGTCGGTACCGATCTTCGCCTATTCGCCCCACCGCGAAACCCAGGCTCGGGTCGCCATGTTCCGTGGCGTGCAGACCATTCCCTTCGACCCGGCGGCACTGCCGGCAGACAAGGTCAGTCAGGCGGCGGTGGACGAGTTGCTCAAGCGCAACGTGGTGAGCGTCGGCGACTGGGTGATTCTGACCAAGGGCGACACCTACCACGGCACCGGCGGCACCAACACCA
- a CDS encoding tetratricopeptide repeat protein: MRTLVIICLATLSVGCSSRNALDRHLDSAYQHYQEGDCERVMLALSQAERASRPRDNVQPEISLLRGQCLERQGLFVDAAQTYRFIQTRYPASEYAYRGSARLETLRQLGHYQPEERVVTHAVKP, encoded by the coding sequence ATGCGTACCCTTGTCATAATTTGCCTGGCCACACTCAGCGTAGGCTGCAGCAGCCGAAATGCACTCGATCGACACCTGGACAGTGCCTACCAGCACTATCAGGAGGGTGACTGCGAGCGGGTCATGCTGGCGCTGTCGCAGGCCGAGCGCGCCAGCCGCCCACGCGACAACGTCCAGCCGGAAATCTCCCTGCTGCGCGGGCAGTGTCTGGAGCGCCAGGGATTGTTCGTCGACGCGGCACAAACCTATCGCTTCATCCAGACCCGCTATCCGGCCAGCGAATATGCCTATCGCGGCAGCGCCAGGCTGGAGACGTTGCGTCAGTTGGGGCACTATCAGCCAGAAGAGCGGGTGGTCACCCACGCCGTCAAACCTTGA
- a CDS encoding DUF4124 domain-containing protein, with protein sequence MRITPILVAALLASSPALAEIYRWVDPEGNVHFDARPRPGAEQVEVRPQVVERDEATRERQARTERFFEARRQEQQAADEAASARQAQREQACRQLREQMAQLSHGGRYFRADAKGERVYYSDEEIGAARRQLASRISQHCS encoded by the coding sequence ATGCGCATTACACCGATACTCGTTGCTGCCCTGTTGGCCTCGTCTCCGGCGCTGGCCGAGATCTATCGCTGGGTCGATCCCGAGGGTAACGTGCATTTCGATGCCCGCCCAAGGCCGGGCGCCGAGCAGGTCGAGGTTCGGCCGCAGGTCGTCGAACGCGATGAGGCGACGCGCGAACGACAGGCGCGCACCGAACGCTTCTTCGAAGCGCGTCGGCAGGAGCAGCAGGCGGCCGATGAGGCGGCCAGCGCCCGGCAGGCTCAGCGCGAACAGGCCTGCCGCCAGCTGCGTGAGCAAATGGCGCAGCTGTCACATGGCGGGCGCTACTTTCGTGCCGATGCAAAGGGTGAGCGCGTCTACTACAGTGATGAGGAAATAGGGGCGGCGCGCCGGCAGTTGGCCAGTCGTATCAGTCAACACTGCAGCTGA
- a CDS encoding PilZ domain-containing protein, whose product MNMLNQRSIQRHQLPYYLNVFNRYTDKPLGFIGNLSETGLMLISPYPMMIDARFEMRLKIPGKHGQLRFIDFSAICRWSREDVTPGSFDSGFVLITPPGDIRLMIDALHHYFSFRPTSNIPPARLPMTDLPPSHAADQNRCLGT is encoded by the coding sequence ATGAACATGCTCAACCAACGCAGTATCCAGCGGCACCAGTTGCCGTATTACCTCAATGTCTTCAATCGATACACCGACAAGCCGCTGGGCTTCATCGGCAACCTGTCTGAAACGGGGCTGATGCTGATCAGTCCCTATCCGATGATGATCGATGCGCGCTTCGAGATGCGGCTGAAAATACCGGGCAAGCATGGCCAGCTGCGCTTTATCGACTTCAGTGCGATTTGCCGCTGGTCACGCGAGGACGTCACGCCGGGCAGTTTCGATTCGGGCTTCGTGCTGATTACGCCCCCCGGCGACATCCGTCTGATGATCGATGCCCTGCATCATTACTTCAGCTTCCGGCCGACGTCGAACATTCCTCCTGCCCGTTTGCCGATGACTGACCTACCGCCCAGTCATGCGGCCGACCAGAACCGTTGCCTCGGTACCTGA
- a CDS encoding DUF58 domain-containing protein, with translation MTPSRRSIVALVALLGLALALGVLSALGHPLPDAVHAAWWGLLLCLGALAAIDAVAVHRLPSPSLQRVLNGYLALGRWHEVQLQISAQPGNGLRLDVFDHAPSALSLVHLPQRLTLGAGHVGTLRYRVCPRRRGHYRFEQCEIGLYGPLGLWRQRRLLPLASQTRVYPDFTRLHGASLMAVDSWLGRLGVRQQPRRGLGLEFHQLREFREGDTLRQIDWKATARKHLPIAREYQDDRDQQILLMLDCGRRMRSMDGTRSHFDHALDASLLLAYVALRQGDALGFCSFASEQPRFLAPAKGPAQLNLLLNGVYDLINTRQPADFTRAAAEVLTRQKRRALVVILSNLRDEDDEDLLAAVRLLASRHRVLLVSLREPVLDVLRQHPVVSRQEALDYCGTLNYLTARERLHDRLRARGVPVLDALPQALGPALISRYLAWKKNGTL, from the coding sequence ATGACTCCGTCACGGCGATCGATCGTCGCGTTGGTGGCGCTGCTGGGCTTGGCCTTGGCCCTCGGCGTGCTGTCGGCGCTGGGCCATCCCCTGCCCGACGCCGTCCATGCGGCCTGGTGGGGCCTGTTGCTGTGCCTGGGAGCGCTGGCCGCCATCGATGCGGTTGCAGTACACCGCTTGCCCTCGCCCAGCCTGCAGCGCGTCCTGAACGGCTATCTGGCGTTGGGACGCTGGCACGAGGTGCAGCTGCAGATTTCCGCGCAACCCGGCAACGGGCTGCGGTTGGATGTGTTCGACCATGCGCCATCCGCCCTGTCGCTCGTGCATCTGCCGCAGCGCCTCACGCTCGGCGCCGGTCACGTCGGCACGCTTCGCTATCGGGTGTGCCCCCGGCGACGCGGCCACTATCGGTTCGAGCAATGCGAGATAGGGCTGTATGGCCCGCTGGGCTTGTGGCGCCAACGCCGGCTGCTGCCGCTGGCGTCGCAGACTCGCGTGTACCCCGACTTCACACGGCTGCACGGCGCATCGCTGATGGCGGTCGACAGCTGGCTGGGGCGCCTGGGCGTTCGGCAACAGCCGCGCCGCGGTCTTGGCCTGGAATTCCATCAGCTGCGCGAGTTCCGCGAAGGCGACACGCTGCGACAGATCGACTGGAAGGCGACCGCACGCAAACACCTGCCCATCGCTCGCGAATACCAGGACGACCGTGACCAGCAGATCCTGCTGATGCTCGACTGCGGGCGGCGGATGCGCAGCATGGATGGCACGCGCTCGCACTTCGACCACGCACTCGATGCCAGCCTGTTGTTGGCCTACGTCGCCCTGCGCCAAGGCGATGCGCTGGGCTTCTGCAGCTTCGCCAGCGAGCAACCACGCTTCCTGGCACCGGCCAAAGGCCCGGCGCAGCTGAACCTGTTGCTCAACGGCGTCTACGACCTGATCAATACCCGCCAGCCTGCCGATTTCACACGGGCCGCCGCCGAGGTCCTGACGCGGCAGAAACGCCGGGCGCTGGTGGTGATACTGAGCAACCTGCGCGACGAAGATGACGAAGACCTGCTCGCCGCTGTCCGCCTGCTCGCCAGCCGACACCGGGTGTTGCTGGTAAGCTTGCGCGAACCGGTACTCGACGTGCTACGCCAGCATCCCGTGGTCAGTCGTCAGGAAGCACTGGATTACTGCGGGACGCTGAACTATCTGACGGCCCGCGAGCGTCTGCATGATCGCCTGCGCGCGCGCGGGGTGCCGGTACTCGATGCCCTGCCCCAGGCGCTGGGTCCGGCGTTGATCAGCCGCTACCTGGCCTGGAAGAAAAACGGGACCTTGTAG
- a CDS encoding AAA family ATPase, with the protein MSEPTSEPTSASPTASSQRQRASQLAQALRQELHKAVIGQHEVVEGVLTALIAGGHVLVEGVPGLGKTLLVRALARCFGGEFSRIQFTPDLMPSDITGHAVYDLASEQFKLRKGPVFTNLLLADEINRAPAKTQAALLEVMQERQVTLEGRPLAVPQPFLVMATQNPIEQEGTYPLPEAELDRFMLMLRMDYPAVDEELELVRQVTRSARTDILDVSGLRVLLQAKDIQALQKIASDVPLDDQVLDYAVRLARATRDWPGVTLGAGPRASIALVRGARARALLRGGDFVVPDDVKDCALAVLRHRVRLSPELAIEGMSVDPLLRQLLDQVAAPRL; encoded by the coding sequence ATGAGTGAACCAACCAGCGAACCGACCAGCGCGTCGCCTACCGCGAGCAGTCAGCGTCAGCGCGCCAGCCAACTAGCCCAGGCGCTGCGTCAGGAACTGCACAAGGCCGTCATCGGCCAGCACGAGGTCGTCGAGGGTGTGCTCACCGCGCTGATCGCTGGCGGGCATGTGCTCGTCGAAGGCGTGCCGGGGCTCGGCAAGACGCTGCTGGTTCGCGCGCTGGCGCGCTGTTTCGGCGGTGAATTCTCGCGCATCCAGTTCACGCCGGATCTGATGCCCAGCGATATCACCGGCCACGCGGTGTATGACCTTGCCAGCGAGCAGTTCAAGCTGCGCAAGGGGCCCGTCTTCACCAACCTGCTCTTGGCCGATGAGATCAACCGCGCGCCGGCCAAGACCCAGGCGGCGCTGCTGGAAGTCATGCAGGAACGCCAGGTCACGCTGGAAGGCCGGCCGCTCGCGGTACCACAGCCCTTTCTGGTCATGGCCACGCAAAACCCCATCGAGCAGGAAGGCACCTATCCACTGCCCGAGGCCGAGCTGGACCGTTTCATGCTGATGCTGCGCATGGACTACCCAGCGGTTGACGAAGAGCTGGAACTGGTTCGCCAGGTTACCCGTTCGGCGCGCACCGACATCCTCGATGTCAGCGGGCTGCGGGTGCTGTTGCAGGCCAAGGACATCCAGGCCTTGCAGAAGATCGCCAGCGACGTTCCGCTCGATGATCAGGTGCTCGACTATGCGGTGCGCCTCGCCCGCGCCACGCGGGACTGGCCGGGCGTGACCTTGGGTGCCGGACCGCGCGCCTCGATCGCCCTGGTCCGCGGGGCGCGGGCTCGCGCCTTGTTGCGTGGAGGCGACTTCGTCGTTCCGGATGACGTGAAGGATTGCGCGCTCGCGGTGCTGCGGCATCGCGTCAGGCTCTCGCCGGAACTGGCCATCGAAGGCATGTCGGTGGACCCGTTGCTGCGGCAGTTGCTCGACCAAGTCGCAGCACCGCGGCTGTGA
- a CDS encoding DUF4350 domain-containing protein, which produces MSRSRIGVAVMACVLLVVLVGYLASQLEFYQETIERGPTAQVRDHPYLAAERFLADQGKTVTQPSSLDRVLDQTPSEHVLLLLADRTNMTPDQSARVLEWVGAGGHLVFVAEKLWDEKTGQSGDLLLDALDLQQYETDDNPTDDDAKPAGSTDRRPALTRLYLENDDEPVYLAFDTRYHLYDAGKKAHAWANSDSATHMLQLQHGKGLVTALTDSWIWQNETIGQHDHAWLLWYLTQDRNVTLIAHAEHDSLLRQLLRHFLEALIALLLTLLLAAWHRGARQGPLIEPGDRGRRELQEHLRASADFLYRQAGPQQLLDTLRQDIQRQARRHHPGFDALAHAEQCRVLAALSHVPIDTIDQILRPTTSGPANTSEFTHLIALLQRLRNAL; this is translated from the coding sequence ATGAGTCGCTCGCGTATAGGCGTGGCGGTGATGGCTTGCGTGCTGCTCGTCGTCTTGGTGGGCTATCTGGCGAGCCAGCTCGAGTTTTACCAGGAGACCATCGAGCGAGGGCCCACGGCGCAGGTGCGAGACCATCCGTACCTGGCTGCCGAGCGCTTTCTGGCTGACCAGGGCAAAACCGTCACCCAGCCGTCCAGCCTCGACCGCGTGCTCGATCAAACACCGAGCGAGCACGTCCTATTGCTGCTGGCCGATCGCACCAACATGACGCCGGACCAGTCCGCCCGCGTGCTCGAGTGGGTCGGCGCCGGCGGGCACCTGGTGTTCGTCGCCGAAAAGCTCTGGGACGAAAAAACTGGGCAGAGTGGCGATCTGCTGCTCGATGCGCTCGACCTGCAGCAGTACGAAACCGACGACAACCCGACTGATGACGACGCCAAGCCGGCCGGCAGTACCGACCGGCGCCCGGCACTCACCCGCCTGTATTTGGAAAACGACGACGAACCCGTCTATCTCGCGTTCGACACGCGCTACCACCTGTACGACGCCGGCAAGAAGGCCCACGCATGGGCCAACAGCGACAGCGCCACCCATATGCTGCAGCTACAGCACGGCAAGGGGTTGGTTACGGCACTCACCGACAGTTGGATCTGGCAGAACGAAACCATTGGTCAGCATGACCACGCCTGGCTGCTCTGGTACCTCACCCAGGACCGCAACGTGACGTTGATCGCTCACGCCGAGCACGACAGCCTGCTGCGACAGCTTCTGCGGCACTTTCTGGAGGCGCTGATTGCCCTGTTGCTGACGCTGCTGCTGGCGGCCTGGCATCGAGGCGCGCGCCAGGGTCCGCTCATCGAGCCGGGCGACCGCGGACGGCGAGAGTTGCAGGAACACCTGCGCGCGAGCGCCGATTTCCTCTACCGTCAGGCCGGGCCGCAACAGCTGCTCGACACCCTTCGGCAGGACATCCAGCGCCAGGCGCGGCGGCACCATCCGGGGTTCGATGCCCTGGCCCACGCCGAACAGTGCCGCGTGCTGGCCGCGCTCAGCCATGTGCCCATCGACACGATCGACCAGATACTGCGTCCGACGACCAGTGGCCCGGCCAACACCAGCGAATTCACCCATCTGATCGCCCTTCTACAACGCCTCAGGAATGCACTATGA
- a CDS encoding DUF4129 domain-containing protein, whose translation MQLSDATLEIRPRGAWEAVDLGALLARRHAGLLMSSWALFTLPVFALFSLLFWSYPSLAVLLFWWFKPLYERLPLFILSRSLFGDTPTLARSFKALPGLLRREWFASLTWRRFSLTRSYDLPVLQLEELSGAPRQQRLRVLHQRDASAARWLTIVGVHLESGLWFGALALIYLMIPAPLIADWSWLDLLHVEQDWLWAEHLSNLLYVLVLVVWEPIYVASGFSLYLDRRTTLEAWDIELGFRRLQERLKAVMPAVLLSLGLLLAIPAPPTLAATATATTPIAERPTVTDNGTDKAHLDSQPLTRPAASERISLLLDQAPFRQRETVTRWRLGDEQAEAAPGWLARLLSSWLRLDYGFDHLVTGIEVALWAGLFGLIALVVWRYRDWLRLHVRRHPRTPAPTAPAPAVLFGLDIQPENLPADVAGEVERLWEKQPREALGLLYRAFLSRLLHERQVPLKAAHTEGEILDLLRQAQAPELTPYAEALTGHWLNLAYGHQVPSSSTCRELCDGWRERFAVRGWP comes from the coding sequence ATGCAACTGAGTGACGCGACGCTGGAGATACGGCCGCGTGGCGCCTGGGAAGCGGTCGACCTCGGCGCGCTGCTGGCACGCCGCCACGCAGGCCTGCTGATGTCCAGCTGGGCGCTGTTCACCCTGCCGGTCTTCGCGCTGTTCAGCCTGCTGTTCTGGTCATACCCCTCACTCGCCGTACTGCTGTTCTGGTGGTTCAAACCGCTGTACGAACGTTTGCCGCTGTTCATCCTCTCTCGCTCGTTGTTCGGCGATACGCCGACCCTGGCGCGAAGCTTCAAGGCGTTGCCAGGCCTGCTGCGGCGGGAGTGGTTCGCCAGCCTGACCTGGCGTCGCTTCAGCCTGACCCGCAGTTATGACCTCCCCGTCCTGCAGCTCGAGGAGCTGTCCGGCGCGCCCAGACAGCAGCGTTTGCGTGTTCTGCATCAGCGCGACGCCAGCGCCGCGCGCTGGCTGACCATCGTCGGCGTTCACCTGGAAAGTGGCTTGTGGTTCGGCGCGCTGGCGCTCATCTACTTGATGATCCCGGCACCGCTGATCGCCGATTGGAGCTGGTTGGACCTGCTGCACGTGGAACAGGACTGGCTGTGGGCCGAACACCTGTCCAACCTGTTGTATGTGCTGGTGTTGGTGGTCTGGGAGCCGATCTATGTCGCCAGCGGCTTCAGCCTGTACCTCGACCGACGCACCACGCTGGAGGCCTGGGACATCGAGCTGGGCTTCCGGCGCCTGCAGGAGCGTCTGAAAGCCGTGATGCCGGCCGTATTGCTCAGCCTCGGGCTGTTGCTGGCGATACCGGCACCGCCAACCCTGGCCGCCACGGCCACGGCCACGACGCCGATCGCTGAGCGCCCCACCGTGACCGATAACGGTACCGACAAGGCACACCTGGACAGCCAACCACTGACCCGTCCGGCAGCCAGCGAGCGCATCAGCCTGCTGCTGGACCAGGCGCCGTTTCGCCAGCGCGAGACGGTCACCCGTTGGCGCTTGGGCGACGAGCAGGCGGAGGCGGCCCCTGGCTGGCTGGCACGCCTGCTCAGCTCCTGGCTGCGCCTGGACTACGGCTTCGATCACCTCGTGACAGGCATCGAGGTAGCCCTTTGGGCCGGCCTGTTCGGTTTGATAGCGCTGGTCGTATGGCGTTATCGCGACTGGCTGAGGCTGCATGTCCGGCGGCATCCACGAACGCCCGCTCCGACAGCTCCCGCGCCAGCCGTGTTATTCGGGCTCGACATACAACCGGAAAACCTGCCGGCGGATGTTGCCGGCGAGGTGGAGCGACTGTGGGAGAAGCAGCCACGCGAGGCCCTCGGCTTGCTCTACCGAGCCTTTTTGAGTCGATTGCTACATGAACGCCAGGTGCCACTGAAGGCGGCCCACACCGAAGGCGAGATCCTTGACCTGCTACGCCAGGCCCAAGCGCCGGAGCTGACACCCTACGCCGAAGCCTTGACCGGTCATTGGCTGAACCTCGCCTACGGCCATCAAGTGCCGTCCAGCAGTACCTGCCGGGAACTATGCGACGGCTGGCGTGAACGTTTTGCCGTACGAGGCTGGCCATGA
- a CDS encoding stage II sporulation protein M, translating to MKQSQFERQYHPEWQAFSEMLDALERGQASPQDSLGFPAAYRRVCHHLALARSRGYSPHATDQLQLLVQRGHQQLYRHRSPLAGRLLGFVLGGFGRLVRQEWRYLTLASMLFYGSLLGMAALVMLFPELVYSLISPEQVAQMEAMYDPDASRLGRFGERGSADDWVMFGYYVMHNIGIAFQMFAGGLLFGLGSLFYLLFNGLVIGAIAGHLTGIGYEQPFWSFVIGHGAFELTAITLAGAAGLKLGDALIAPGRSTRGEALRLAAIGSVRLIAGAALMLLIAAFVEAYWSSMTYPSATVKYAVGALLWLLVGLYFLLSGRSSHATE from the coding sequence ATGAAGCAGAGCCAGTTCGAACGCCAGTACCATCCCGAATGGCAGGCATTCAGCGAGATGCTCGATGCGCTCGAGCGAGGCCAAGCATCGCCTCAGGACTCGCTCGGTTTCCCGGCCGCGTATCGCCGCGTCTGTCATCACCTGGCCCTGGCGCGCAGCCGCGGATACAGCCCCCACGCCACCGATCAGCTGCAACTGCTGGTGCAGCGCGGGCATCAACAGCTCTACCGTCATCGCAGCCCGCTGGCCGGCCGCCTGCTCGGTTTCGTTCTCGGTGGGTTCGGTCGGCTGGTTCGACAGGAATGGCGTTATCTGACCCTCGCCAGCATGCTGTTTTATGGAAGCCTGCTGGGCATGGCGGCCCTGGTAATGCTGTTCCCTGAGCTGGTGTACAGCCTGATCAGCCCCGAGCAGGTCGCCCAGATGGAAGCGATGTACGACCCTGACGCCAGCCGCCTCGGCCGTTTTGGCGAGCGAGGCTCGGCCGATGACTGGGTAATGTTCGGCTACTACGTCATGCATAACATCGGGATTGCCTTCCAGATGTTCGCGGGCGGTTTGTTGTTCGGTCTGGGCAGTCTTTTCTATCTGCTGTTCAACGGCCTGGTCATTGGTGCGATCGCGGGGCATCTGACGGGCATCGGCTATGAGCAACCGTTCTGGTCGTTCGTCATTGGCCACGGTGCATTCGAGCTGACGGCCATCACCCTTGCTGGTGCCGCAGGCCTGAAGCTGGGTGACGCCCTGATCGCCCCTGGCCGTTCGACCCGTGGCGAAGCACTGCGCCTGGCCGCCATCGGCAGCGTGCGACTGATCGCCGGTGCGGCGCTGATGTTGCTCATCGCCGCCTTCGTCGAAGCCTATTGGTCCTCGATGACTTACCCATCCGCCACGGTGAAATATGCCGTTGGGGCATTGCTGTGGTTGTTGGTTGGCCTGTATTTCCTGCTGAGCGGTCGGAGCTCCCATGCAACTGAGTGA
- a CDS encoding RDD family protein, which yields MPPAAPLDNTHTVETPEGIDLLLRPAGLVPRALAFALDLLIRLALLLVLALGLGALGKFGMGAGAMLLFVVQWGYMVLFEVFNDGRTPGKHWLGLRVIHDDGTPIGWAASLLRNLLRFVDMLPFGYCLGALCCLGHPAFKRLGDLAAGTLVVHRERRAATATLPPAAPIAPPFSLELADQRALIGFAERQSSLSPERRQELAAILAAPLNVTPEQAEARLNGIARALVGPA from the coding sequence TTGCCTCCCGCCGCCCCACTGGATAATACGCACACGGTCGAAACGCCGGAGGGCATCGATCTTCTGCTGCGCCCTGCGGGGCTGGTTCCGCGTGCCTTGGCATTTGCCCTGGATCTGCTGATTCGCCTGGCCTTGCTGCTGGTGCTGGCGCTAGGTCTTGGCGCGCTGGGCAAGTTCGGCATGGGCGCGGGCGCAATGCTGCTGTTCGTCGTCCAGTGGGGGTATATGGTGCTGTTCGAGGTGTTCAACGATGGCAGAACGCCCGGTAAGCATTGGCTGGGGCTGAGGGTCATCCACGACGACGGCACACCGATAGGCTGGGCCGCATCGCTGTTGCGCAATCTGTTGCGTTTCGTCGACATGCTGCCGTTCGGCTACTGCCTGGGCGCGCTCTGCTGCTTGGGACATCCCGCCTTCAAACGCCTCGGCGACCTCGCCGCCGGTACCCTGGTAGTGCATCGCGAGCGACGCGCAGCGACCGCAACGCTTCCCCCGGCGGCCCCCATCGCTCCGCCCTTTTCGCTGGAATTGGCCGATCAGCGCGCCCTGATTGGCTTCGCCGAGCGCCAGTCGAGCCTGTCGCCGGAGCGGCGGCAGGAGCTGGCTGCTATTCTGGCCGCGCCATTGAACGTCACGCCGGAACAGGCCGAAGCGCGCCTGAACGGCATCGCCCGCGCGCTGGTGGGCCCGGCATGA